One Amorphoplanes digitatis genomic window carries:
- a CDS encoding alpha/beta fold hydrolase has translation MSPARMPARSGPRRRRRAKQVGIVGAAVGVAAAGLATAFAVERALVRKSLNAPGDPHADVEFGDQPFDSELTVTAADGTDLRVEIVEPTTPTGKPTIVFVHGFALDMGTFFFQRQVLAEQGDHRLVFYDQPGHGRSSRLKSGDYDIAALGKSLAAVLDATVPDGHIILVGHSMGGMTIMAFAEQFPEWFGERVTGVVLMSTSAGLIDKSKLGLTTLVARVSAPFFPLWGGAARLGGGTIDRARVVSSDLAWLLTRRYGFGDARPSPSLVTFVEQMNSKTPVETLAKYLQTLYTHNRFPALSTLSGVPVLVLVGTKDYLTPVTHSEEILRYLPQAELVKFDNSGHVVMLEKADEVNAALLPFLKKIS, from the coding sequence ATGAGTCCGGCGAGGATGCCCGCACGGTCCGGTCCGCGGCGGCGGAGGCGGGCCAAACAGGTCGGGATCGTCGGCGCGGCCGTCGGTGTCGCCGCGGCCGGCCTGGCGACGGCCTTCGCCGTCGAGCGTGCGCTGGTCCGTAAGTCGCTCAACGCTCCCGGTGATCCCCATGCCGACGTGGAGTTCGGCGATCAGCCGTTCGACTCCGAGCTGACCGTGACCGCGGCCGACGGCACCGATCTGCGCGTCGAGATCGTCGAGCCAACGACGCCGACCGGCAAGCCCACCATCGTCTTCGTGCACGGGTTCGCCCTGGACATGGGCACGTTCTTCTTCCAGCGGCAGGTGCTCGCCGAGCAGGGCGACCATCGCCTCGTCTTCTACGACCAGCCGGGGCATGGGCGGTCCAGCCGGCTCAAGTCCGGCGACTACGACATCGCCGCGCTGGGCAAGTCGCTGGCGGCCGTGCTCGACGCGACCGTCCCGGATGGACACATCATTCTGGTCGGGCATTCGATGGGCGGCATGACGATCATGGCGTTCGCCGAGCAGTTCCCGGAATGGTTCGGCGAGCGGGTGACGGGCGTTGTGCTGATGTCCACCTCCGCCGGGCTGATCGACAAGTCCAAGCTCGGGCTGACCACGCTTGTCGCGCGGGTCAGCGCGCCGTTCTTCCCGCTGTGGGGCGGGGCGGCCCGGCTCGGCGGCGGCACCATCGACCGGGCCCGGGTGGTCTCCTCCGACCTGGCCTGGCTGCTGACCCGCCGGTACGGCTTCGGCGACGCCCGGCCGAGCCCGTCGTTGGTCACCTTCGTGGAGCAGATGAACTCCAAGACGCCGGTGGAGACCCTCGCCAAGTACCTCCAGACGCTCTACACGCACAACCGCTTCCCGGCGCTGTCCACGCTCAGCGGGGTGCCCGTGCTGGTGCTGGTCGGCACGAAGGACTACCTGACCCCGGTGACCCACTCGGAGGAGATCCTGCGATACCTGCCGCAGGCAGAGCTGGTGAAGTTCGACAACAGTGGGCACGTCGTCATGCTCGAGAAGGCCGACGAGGTCAACGCCGCGCTGCTCCCGTTCCTGAAGAAGATCTCTTGA
- a CDS encoding uracil-DNA glycosylase: MNLPDLLPDAWRAELTPLLDADATASLSAFVDEQYRTHTVYPPIEDLFAAYRLCSPEQTRVLILGQDPYHGPGQAHGLSFSVREGVRIPPSLRNVFKELAEDVGVPPATSGDLTGWARQGVLLLNAVLTVRAAAAASHANKGWEAFTDATIRALNARDERVVFLLWGGYARKKAALVTNPAHVVLEAGHPSPLNPKGFRGSRPFSSANKALADAGRPLVAWDPRPDA; encoded by the coding sequence GTGAACCTGCCTGACCTGCTCCCGGACGCCTGGCGCGCGGAGCTGACGCCGCTGCTCGACGCGGACGCCACCGCGTCGCTGAGCGCGTTCGTGGACGAGCAGTACCGCACGCACACCGTGTATCCGCCGATCGAGGATCTGTTCGCCGCCTATCGGCTGTGCTCGCCCGAGCAGACCCGGGTGCTGATCCTCGGGCAGGATCCGTACCACGGGCCGGGGCAGGCGCACGGGCTCAGCTTCAGCGTCCGCGAGGGGGTGCGGATCCCGCCGTCGCTGCGCAACGTCTTCAAGGAGCTTGCCGAGGACGTCGGCGTGCCGCCGGCGACCAGCGGCGACCTGACCGGCTGGGCCCGGCAGGGTGTCCTGCTGCTCAACGCGGTCCTGACGGTCCGGGCGGCCGCCGCGGCGTCGCACGCCAACAAGGGCTGGGAGGCGTTCACCGACGCGACGATCCGGGCGCTGAACGCCCGCGACGAGCGCGTGGTGTTCCTGCTCTGGGGTGGCTACGCACGTAAGAAGGCGGCCCTGGTCACGAACCCGGCGCACGTCGTCCTGGAGGCCGGCCACCCGAGCCCGCTGAACCCGAAGGGCTTCCGCGGCTCCCGCCCGTTCAGCTCGGCCAACAAGGCGCTGGCAGACGCGGGCCGCCCCCTCGTGGCCTGGGATCCCCGCCCGGACGCGTAA
- a CDS encoding MmpS family transport accessory protein, whose translation MSGQPWSSPSGDPLATEPYQPPRPPTPTFQPGYAPLPGANQQASGPPDGYPPTSQFPAQPGQFPPPAYQPPPVQAPPEQMPPPGYGPPGYGPPAGYGPPPEYGSQPGYGAPPPPPKRSNLPLVAVLVAVTLLLCAGGVTSVVLLVNNAKQKAEETIGSLPTQLPTDLPTDLPTDLPTDLPTDLPTDLPNIPGLNQDRKIEVEYEVTGDGPVEIIYLEKFGGEPQRVRNASLPWRKTLTMQGSALVSVVAVRGSTSEGELSCTAKVDGEEVAAKTTTGTFITTSCIKVIL comes from the coding sequence GTGTCCGGTCAGCCGTGGTCGTCACCGTCGGGCGACCCCCTCGCGACCGAGCCGTACCAGCCGCCGCGGCCGCCCACGCCGACGTTCCAGCCCGGGTATGCCCCGCTGCCCGGTGCGAACCAGCAGGCCAGCGGGCCCCCGGACGGCTACCCGCCGACCTCTCAGTTCCCCGCGCAGCCGGGGCAGTTTCCGCCGCCGGCGTACCAGCCGCCGCCCGTACAGGCGCCGCCCGAGCAGATGCCGCCGCCCGGATACGGCCCGCCCGGATACGGCCCACCGGCCGGATACGGCCCGCCGCCCGAATACGGCTCGCAGCCGGGATACGGCGCACCGCCGCCACCGCCGAAGCGCAGCAATCTCCCGCTGGTCGCCGTCCTGGTGGCGGTGACCCTGCTGCTCTGCGCGGGTGGCGTGACCTCGGTGGTGCTGCTGGTCAACAACGCGAAGCAGAAGGCCGAGGAGACCATCGGGTCCCTACCGACCCAGTTGCCCACGGACCTGCCCACCGACCTGCCGACGGACCTACCCACGGACCTGCCCACCGACCTGCCGACCGACCTGCCGAACATTCCGGGCCTGAATCAGGACCGGAAGATCGAGGTCGAGTACGAGGTCACCGGCGATGGCCCGGTCGAGATCATCTACCTGGAGAAGTTCGGCGGCGAGCCCCAGCGGGTGCGCAACGCCTCCCTGCCCTGGCGCAAGACGCTGACCATGCAGGGTTCGGCGCTCGTCTCGGTGGTGGCCGTTCGCGGCAGCACCTCGGAGGGCGAGCTGAGCTGCACCGCGAAGGTCGACGGCGAGGAGGTCGCCGCGAAGACGACCACCGGCACCTTCATCACGACCTCCTGCATCAAGGTCATCCTCTGA
- the glmM gene encoding phosphoglucosamine mutase, with translation MGRLFGTDGVRGLANGDLLTPELALSVAVAAARVLIESDASHQPLAIVGRDPRASGEMLEAAVVAGLTSAGANVVRVGVLPTPAVAFLVGQTGADLGVMLSASHNPMPDNGIKLFAPGGQKLPDELEAKIEAAIEDGHGLIGRPTGAGVGRVHDLLDGAEHYIKHLVESTPHSLAGIKVVVDCANGAASEAGPTAYTEAGAEVIAIHAEPDGLNINDNCGSTHLEAVREAVLANGADLGLAHDGDADRCLAVTAAGDVVDGDQLMAILALAMRDAGTLTDNTLVATVMSNLGLRLAMKQAGIRLLETKVGDRYVLEELAVGGYALGGEQSGHIVMPEFATTGDGVLTGLHLMATMAASGKSLADLAAVVHKLPQVLINVPVKDRQAGASAPTVQAAVALAENELGETGRVLLRPSGTEHLVRVMVEAGTEEQARTIAERVAEEVRTASPA, from the coding sequence ATGGGGCGACTCTTCGGCACGGACGGCGTACGCGGGCTCGCGAACGGTGACCTCCTCACTCCGGAACTGGCCCTGTCGGTCGCCGTCGCGGCCGCCCGGGTGCTCATCGAGAGCGACGCCAGCCACCAGCCCCTAGCGATCGTCGGACGCGACCCCAGGGCCAGCGGCGAGATGCTCGAAGCCGCGGTCGTGGCGGGCCTGACCAGTGCCGGAGCGAACGTCGTCCGGGTCGGCGTGCTGCCGACCCCCGCGGTCGCCTTCCTCGTCGGCCAGACCGGCGCCGACCTCGGCGTGATGCTGTCCGCCTCGCACAACCCGATGCCGGACAACGGCATCAAGCTCTTCGCCCCCGGCGGCCAGAAGCTCCCGGACGAGCTCGAAGCCAAGATCGAGGCGGCCATCGAGGACGGGCACGGTCTCATCGGACGCCCGACCGGCGCCGGCGTCGGCCGCGTGCACGACCTGCTCGACGGCGCCGAGCACTACATCAAACACCTGGTCGAGTCGACGCCGCACAGCCTGGCCGGGATCAAGGTCGTTGTCGACTGCGCGAACGGCGCGGCCAGCGAGGCCGGCCCGACCGCGTACACCGAGGCCGGCGCCGAGGTCATCGCGATCCACGCGGAGCCCGACGGCCTCAACATCAACGACAACTGCGGCTCGACGCACCTCGAGGCCGTCCGCGAGGCGGTCCTGGCCAACGGCGCCGACCTGGGCCTGGCACACGACGGCGACGCCGACCGCTGCCTCGCCGTTACCGCGGCGGGCGACGTGGTCGACGGCGACCAGCTCATGGCGATCCTGGCGCTGGCCATGCGCGACGCCGGCACCCTGACCGACAACACCCTTGTCGCGACCGTGATGAGCAACCTCGGCCTGCGGCTGGCGATGAAGCAGGCCGGCATCCGCCTGCTGGAGACCAAGGTCGGCGACCGGTACGTGCTGGAGGAGCTCGCGGTCGGCGGCTACGCCCTCGGCGGCGAGCAGAGCGGCCACATCGTGATGCCCGAGTTCGCGACGACGGGCGACGGCGTACTCACCGGCCTGCACCTGATGGCGACGATGGCGGCAAGCGGCAAGTCGCTGGCCGACCTGGCGGCCGTGGTGCACAAGCTGCCGCAGGTACTGATCAACGTGCCGGTCAAGGACCGCCAGGCGGGCGCCTCGGCGCCGACGGTGCAGGCGGCCGTGGCGCTGGCGGAGAACGAGCTGGGGGAGACCGGCCGGGTGCTGCTGCGCCCGTCGGGCACTGAGCACCTCGTGCGGGTGATGGTCGAGGCCGGCACCGAGGAGCAGGCGCGAACCATCGCCGAGCGCGTGGCCGAGGAGGTCCGCACGGCTAGCCCGGCCTGA
- a CDS encoding NAD(P)H-hydrate dehydratase has translation MRQAWRVADVRAAEKALMATLPAGTLMQRAAAGLARRCALLLSESGGVYGATVVLLVGSGDNGGDTLYAGATLASRGAGVRAILLRPDRVHLAGLAAFRRAGGVTVGDLPDRVDLVVDGIVGIGASGGLREPAAALVRRLPGLRGRGGARPPVVAVDVPSGVAVDTGDVPGDAVHADITVTFGCLKPAHVVGAAAVLAGHVELIDIGLSETLHGDPAVRVPDAADIASWWPRADAGSDKYSRGVVGIATGSATYPGAAVLSVTGALAGPTGMVRYAGSADRDVVHRHPSVVVAPRVADAGRVQAWVCGSGLGTDDGARTELRSVLATSLPVLLDADALTLLVGGQHATDLRRDAPLVITPHDGEFARLAGERPGADRVGAACRLAAWINAVVLLKGDRTIVATPSGEAWANPTGSPALATAGSGDVLAGLLGSLLAAGVPPERAAIMAAYVHGLAGRRAERDGPVTSPDVAAALRPVLAELL, from the coding sequence ATGCGGCAGGCGTGGCGGGTGGCGGACGTACGTGCGGCGGAGAAGGCGCTGATGGCGACCCTGCCGGCGGGCACGCTCATGCAGCGCGCCGCGGCCGGGCTGGCCCGGCGGTGCGCGCTGCTGCTGAGCGAGTCCGGCGGGGTCTACGGCGCGACCGTGGTGCTGCTGGTCGGCAGCGGGGACAACGGCGGCGACACGCTCTATGCGGGTGCCACGCTGGCCTCGCGTGGCGCGGGCGTCCGGGCGATCCTGCTGCGACCCGACCGGGTGCATCTCGCCGGACTCGCCGCGTTTCGCCGGGCGGGTGGCGTCACCGTCGGTGACCTGCCGGACCGGGTGGACCTGGTCGTCGACGGGATCGTCGGCATCGGCGCGAGCGGCGGCCTCCGCGAGCCGGCGGCCGCGCTGGTCAGGCGCCTTCCGGGCCTGCGCGGGCGGGGCGGCGCCCGGCCGCCGGTGGTCGCCGTCGACGTACCGAGCGGGGTTGCGGTCGACACCGGTGACGTGCCCGGTGACGCCGTCCACGCCGACATCACCGTCACCTTCGGTTGCCTGAAGCCCGCGCACGTCGTCGGTGCCGCCGCGGTCCTGGCCGGCCACGTCGAGCTGATCGACATCGGGCTGAGCGAGACGCTGCACGGCGACCCGGCGGTGCGGGTGCCCGACGCCGCCGACATCGCCTCCTGGTGGCCCCGGGCCGACGCCGGCTCGGACAAGTACAGCCGCGGCGTCGTCGGCATCGCCACCGGCTCGGCGACCTACCCGGGTGCGGCCGTGCTCTCGGTCACGGGCGCGCTGGCCGGCCCCACCGGCATGGTCCGTTACGCGGGCAGCGCCGATCGCGACGTGGTGCACCGGCACCCGTCCGTGGTGGTCGCGCCGCGGGTCGCCGACGCGGGCCGGGTGCAGGCCTGGGTCTGCGGCTCCGGGCTGGGCACCGACGACGGCGCTCGCACGGAGTTGCGCAGCGTCCTGGCCACCTCCCTGCCGGTGCTGCTCGACGCGGACGCCCTCACCCTGCTCGTGGGCGGCCAGCACGCCACCGACCTGCGCCGGGACGCTCCGCTGGTGATCACTCCGCACGACGGCGAGTTCGCCCGGCTGGCGGGCGAGCGGCCGGGCGCGGACCGGGTCGGCGCGGCCTGCCGGCTGGCGGCCTGGATCAACGCCGTCGTGCTGCTCAAGGGCGACCGGACGATCGTGGCGACCCCGTCGGGCGAGGCGTGGGCCAACCCGACCGGCAGCCCCGCGCTGGCCACCGCCGGCAGCGGCGACGTGCTCGCGGGCCTGCTCGGCTCGCTGCTGGCCGCCGGTGTCCCGCCGGAGCGAGCGGCGATCATGGCCGCGTATGTGCACGGCCTCGCCGGGCGCCGGGCCGAGCGGGACGGCCCGGTGACGTCGCCGGATGTGGCAGCGGCGTTGCGCCCTGTGCTGGCTGAGCTGCTGTGA
- a CDS encoding holo-ACP synthase — MIVSVGIDVVLVDRFAKALERTPMLADRLFTDSERMTSSGNPRSPESLAARFAAKEAVAKALGAPAGLRWHDCEVVTDPDGRPWLTVSGTVAAVAAERGVSRWHLSLSHDGGIASAMVVAEA; from the coding sequence GTGATCGTGTCTGTCGGGATCGACGTCGTGCTGGTCGATCGATTCGCCAAGGCGCTGGAGCGCACCCCGATGCTCGCCGACCGCCTGTTCACCGATTCGGAGCGAATGACCTCGTCCGGCAATCCGCGATCACCGGAGTCGCTGGCCGCGCGGTTCGCGGCCAAGGAGGCAGTGGCCAAGGCGCTGGGCGCGCCGGCCGGGCTGCGCTGGCACGACTGTGAGGTCGTCACGGATCCCGATGGGCGGCCATGGCTGACCGTCTCCGGTACGGTCGCGGCGGTGGCGGCGGAGCGGGGCGTCAGCAGGTGGCACCTGTCGCTGTCGCACGACGGCGGCATCGCCTCGGCGATGGTCGTCGCGGAGGCCTGA
- the glmS gene encoding glutamine--fructose-6-phosphate transaminase (isomerizing), with the protein MCGIVGYVGARPALQIVLDGLRRLEYRGYDSAGIAVIDGSVILTEKKAGKLANLEKTLADRASDGIVVGSTAIGHTRWATHGGPTDRNAHPHLSADGRVAVIHNGIIENFSRLRAELEATGVEFVSDTDTECAAHLLAAEMRVLRESGAEEGPQLLAEGMRRTVRRLEGAFTLLAVDAAVPDAVVAARRNSPLVVGRGKGENFLASDVSAFIEHTREAVELGQDQVVLITPDAIEITDFTGAPATGKEFHIDWDASAAEKGGYDYFMLKEIAEQPQAIADTLLGRLSERGEIVLDEVRLTDQDLRDVDKVFIVACGTSYHAGMVAKYAIEHWVRIPCEVELASEFRYRDPILDRSTLMIVISQSGETMDTLMALRHAKEQKARVLAICNTNGSTIPRESDAVLYTHGGPEIAVASTKAFVTQLVACYLIGLHLAQIRGVMYADEVAAVVERLQRTPDDLRGLLAGMEDVRALARDLSTASTLLFIGRHVGFPVALEGALKLKELAYMHAEGFAAGELKHGPIALIDEGTPVVCVVPSPAGRGVLRDKVVSNIQEVRARGARTIVIAEEGDEAVRAFADHLIQVPRTPTLLAPLMTTVPLQILACEIAAARGHDVDQPRNLAKSVTVE; encoded by the coding sequence ATGTGTGGGATCGTGGGTTACGTCGGCGCTCGGCCGGCTTTGCAAATCGTCCTCGACGGGCTCCGCCGGCTGGAGTACCGCGGCTATGACTCCGCTGGTATCGCGGTCATCGATGGCTCCGTCATCCTGACCGAGAAGAAGGCCGGCAAGCTGGCGAACCTGGAAAAGACGCTGGCGGACCGGGCGAGTGACGGCATCGTCGTCGGCTCGACGGCCATCGGACACACCCGTTGGGCGACCCACGGCGGGCCCACCGACCGCAACGCGCACCCGCACCTCTCGGCGGACGGCCGCGTCGCAGTGATCCACAACGGCATCATCGAGAACTTCTCCCGCCTGCGCGCCGAGCTCGAGGCGACCGGCGTCGAGTTCGTCAGCGACACCGACACCGAGTGCGCCGCCCACCTGCTCGCCGCCGAGATGCGCGTCCTGCGCGAGTCCGGTGCCGAGGAGGGTCCGCAGCTGCTGGCCGAGGGCATGCGCCGCACCGTGCGGCGCCTGGAGGGCGCCTTCACCCTGCTCGCCGTCGACGCCGCGGTGCCCGACGCCGTGGTCGCCGCCCGGCGCAACTCGCCGCTGGTCGTCGGCCGAGGCAAGGGTGAGAACTTCCTCGCCAGCGACGTGTCCGCGTTCATCGAGCACACCCGCGAGGCGGTCGAGCTCGGCCAGGACCAGGTCGTACTGATCACGCCCGACGCCATCGAGATCACTGACTTCACCGGTGCGCCCGCCACCGGCAAGGAGTTCCACATCGACTGGGACGCCTCCGCCGCGGAGAAGGGCGGCTACGACTACTTCATGCTCAAGGAGATCGCCGAGCAGCCGCAGGCGATCGCGGACACCCTCCTCGGCCGCCTCTCCGAGCGTGGCGAGATCGTGCTCGACGAGGTCCGCCTCACCGACCAGGACCTGCGCGACGTCGACAAGGTCTTCATCGTCGCCTGCGGCACCTCCTACCACGCCGGGATGGTCGCCAAGTACGCCATCGAGCACTGGGTGCGCATCCCGTGCGAGGTCGAGCTGGCCAGCGAGTTCCGATACCGCGACCCGATCCTGGACCGCTCGACCCTGATGATCGTGATCAGCCAGTCCGGCGAGACCATGGACACCCTCATGGCCCTGCGGCACGCCAAGGAGCAGAAGGCCCGGGTCCTCGCCATCTGCAACACGAACGGCTCCACCATCCCGCGCGAGTCGGACGCCGTGCTCTACACCCACGGCGGCCCCGAGATCGCAGTGGCCTCCACCAAGGCGTTCGTCACCCAGCTGGTCGCCTGCTACCTGATCGGCCTGCACCTCGCACAGATCCGCGGCGTCATGTACGCCGACGAGGTCGCCGCTGTGGTCGAGCGGCTGCAGCGCACCCCGGACGACCTGCGTGGGCTCCTCGCCGGCATGGAGGACGTCCGGGCCCTGGCCCGCGATCTGAGCACCGCGTCGACGCTGCTGTTCATCGGGCGGCACGTCGGCTTCCCGGTCGCGCTCGAGGGCGCGCTGAAGCTCAAGGAACTGGCGTACATGCACGCCGAGGGCTTCGCGGCGGGCGAGCTGAAGCACGGCCCGATCGCCCTGATCGACGAGGGCACCCCGGTCGTCTGCGTCGTGCCCTCGCCGGCCGGCCGCGGCGTCCTGCGGGACAAGGTCGTCTCCAACATCCAGGAGGTACGCGCCCGCGGCGCCCGCACCATCGTGATCGCCGAGGAGGGCGACGAGGCGGTCCGCGCCTTCGCCGACCACCTGATCCAGGTACCGCGTACGCCGACGCTGCTCGCGCCCCTGATGACCACCGTGCCGCTGCAGATCCTCGCCTGCGAGATCGCGGCCGCCCGTGGCCACGACGTCGACCAGCCGCGCAACCTGGCGAAGTCCGTCACCGTGGAGTGA
- the rplM gene encoding 50S ribosomal protein L13 — MRTYSPKPGEIERQWHIIDASDVVLGRLATHTATLLRGKHKPTFAPHVDTGDFVVIINAGKVALTGNKRQTKVAYRHSGYPGGLKKVGYEELLSKRPEHAVELAVKGMLPHNKLARQILKKLKVYPGAEHPHAAQQPVPFEIKQIAQ; from the coding sequence GTGCGTACGTACAGCCCGAAGCCGGGTGAGATCGAGCGTCAGTGGCACATCATCGACGCCTCCGACGTCGTTCTGGGCCGGCTCGCCACCCACACCGCCACCCTCCTGCGGGGTAAGCACAAGCCCACGTTCGCCCCGCACGTCGACACCGGCGACTTCGTGGTGATCATCAACGCGGGCAAGGTCGCGCTGACCGGCAACAAGCGGCAGACCAAGGTCGCGTACCGGCACTCCGGCTACCCGGGCGGCCTCAAGAAGGTCGGCTACGAGGAGCTGCTGTCGAAGCGCCCCGAGCACGCGGTCGAGCTGGCCGTCAAGGGCATGCTCCCGCACAACAAGCTCGCACGTCAGATCCTCAAGAAGCTGAAGGTCTACCCGGGCGCCGAGCACCCGCACGCCGCGCAGCAGCCGGTGCCGTTCGAAATCAAGCAGATCGCGCAGTGA
- the tsaE gene encoding tRNA (adenosine(37)-N6)-threonylcarbamoyltransferase complex ATPase subunit type 1 TsaE — translation MTATGFRLATVDDTQAFGRRLAAVLRPGDLVLLTGPLGAGKTALVQGIGAGLGVLGAITSPTFVIARVHRPDPALGGALPLVHADAYRLGDAADPRAEIDDLDLDASAEHSVTVVEWGTGLVEQLNDEYLAVRIDRLDDDTRVIDLVPHGGDWAARLEKM, via the coding sequence TTGACCGCCACCGGATTCCGGCTGGCCACAGTGGACGACACGCAGGCGTTCGGCCGGCGACTCGCCGCCGTGCTGCGGCCCGGCGACCTGGTGCTGCTGACCGGGCCGCTGGGCGCCGGGAAGACCGCGCTGGTGCAGGGGATCGGCGCGGGGCTGGGCGTGCTCGGTGCCATCACCTCGCCGACGTTCGTCATCGCGCGGGTGCACCGGCCCGACCCGGCGCTGGGTGGGGCGCTGCCGTTGGTGCACGCTGACGCGTACCGGTTGGGCGATGCCGCCGATCCGCGCGCCGAGATCGACGACCTCGACCTGGACGCCTCCGCGGAGCACTCGGTGACGGTGGTCGAGTGGGGCACGGGCCTGGTCGAGCAGCTCAACGACGAATACCTGGCCGTCCGGATCGACCGGCTCGACGACGACACCCGGGTCATCGACCTCGTTCCCCATGGCGGCGACTGGGCCGCCCGACTGGAGAAGATGTGA
- the rpsI gene encoding 30S ribosomal protein S9, producing MTDIVEPEVVETVEEPAAEAPAETVVVVEAPAPAVRAPRPGDRPIQTVGRRKEAIVRVRLVPGSGKITCNGRDLDAYFPSKVHQQLIREPLSTAEKAEQFDVIANLRGGGITGQAGALRLGIARALITNDPDDRPALKKAGFLTRDSRVKESKKYGLKKARKAPQYSKR from the coding sequence ATGACCGACATCGTCGAGCCCGAGGTCGTCGAGACCGTCGAGGAGCCGGCCGCCGAGGCCCCCGCCGAGACTGTCGTGGTCGTCGAGGCGCCGGCGCCTGCCGTTCGCGCCCCGCGCCCGGGTGACCGTCCGATCCAGACCGTCGGCCGCCGCAAGGAGGCCATCGTCCGGGTGCGCCTCGTGCCCGGCAGCGGCAAGATCACCTGCAACGGTCGCGACCTGGACGCCTACTTCCCGAGCAAGGTGCACCAGCAGCTCATCCGCGAGCCGCTGAGCACCGCCGAGAAGGCCGAGCAGTTCGACGTGATCGCGAACCTGCGTGGCGGTGGCATCACCGGCCAGGCCGGCGCCCTGCGCCTCGGCATCGCCCGCGCGCTCATCACGAACGACCCGGACGACCGCCCCGCCCTGAAGAAGGCCGGCTTCCTGACGCGGGACTCCCGGGTCAAGGAGAGCAAGAAGTACGGTCTCAAGAAGGCCCGCAAGGCTCCGCAGTACTCGAAGCGCTGA
- a CDS encoding pyridoxal phosphate-dependent aminotransferase has protein sequence MTTSTPADPLVGRMRPFGTTIFTEMSALAARTGSVNLGQGFPDTDGPPEMLAAAAEALRSGANQYPPLAGIPALRAAIVAHEQRFWGLSRDPDTEVAVTAGATEAIAASILGLCEPGDEVVCFEPYYDSYAASIALAGAVRRPVTLRPGPDGGYGFDEGELRAAFGPRTRLVLLNTPHNPTGKVFTAEELALIARLCREHDVYAVTDEVYEHLVFTDSSTPHIPLAGLPGMLERTLRISSAGKTFSCTGWKVGWATGPAPLVSAVLRVKQFLTFVNAGPLQPAVAVALELPDSYFDGFRAGLQARRDRLVAGLSDAGFKVLPSAGTYFVTADITPLGGTDGVDFCRELPARCGVVAVPTQVFYDHQEQGHHLIRFAFCKREEVIDEAARRLRTLA, from the coding sequence GTGACGACGTCGACCCCGGCCGATCCACTCGTCGGCCGCATGCGCCCGTTCGGCACCACCATCTTCACCGAGATGTCCGCGCTCGCCGCGCGGACCGGCTCGGTGAATCTGGGGCAGGGCTTCCCGGACACCGACGGCCCGCCGGAGATGCTGGCCGCGGCCGCCGAGGCGCTGCGCTCCGGCGCCAACCAGTACCCGCCGTTGGCCGGCATCCCGGCGCTGCGGGCCGCCATCGTCGCGCACGAGCAGCGGTTCTGGGGGCTGAGCCGCGACCCGGACACCGAGGTGGCCGTCACCGCCGGGGCCACCGAGGCGATCGCCGCCAGCATCCTCGGGCTGTGCGAGCCCGGGGACGAGGTCGTGTGCTTCGAGCCGTACTACGACTCGTACGCGGCCTCGATCGCCCTGGCCGGCGCGGTCCGCCGGCCCGTGACGCTGCGCCCGGGCCCGGACGGCGGCTACGGCTTCGACGAGGGTGAGCTGCGCGCGGCCTTCGGCCCCCGCACCCGCCTGGTGCTGCTGAACACCCCGCACAACCCCACCGGCAAGGTGTTCACTGCGGAAGAGCTCGCGCTGATCGCGCGGCTCTGCCGGGAGCACGATGTGTACGCCGTGACCGACGAGGTCTACGAGCACCTGGTCTTCACCGACTCGTCCACGCCGCACATCCCGCTCGCCGGGCTGCCGGGCATGCTGGAGCGCACCCTGCGGATCTCGTCCGCGGGCAAGACCTTTTCCTGCACCGGCTGGAAGGTCGGCTGGGCGACCGGCCCCGCTCCGCTCGTGTCGGCGGTGCTGCGGGTGAAGCAGTTCCTGACGTTCGTCAACGCGGGACCGTTGCAGCCGGCGGTCGCCGTGGCGCTGGAACTGCCGGACTCGTACTTCGACGGCTTCCGCGCCGGCCTACAGGCCCGGCGGGACCGGCTGGTGGCCGGCCTGTCCGACGCCGGGTTCAAGGTGCTGCCGTCCGCGGGCACCTACTTCGTGACCGCCGACATCACCCCGCTGGGTGGCACGGACGGCGTCGACTTCTGCCGGGAACTGCCCGCGCGGTGCGGCGTGGTGGCCGTGCCCACCCAGGTCTTCTACGACCACCAGGAGCAGGGCCACCACCTGATCCGCTTCGCCTTCTGCAAGCGCGAGGAAGTCATCGACGAGGCGGCAAGGCGCCTCCGCACCCTGGCCTGA